The following DNA comes from Enterocloster bolteae.
TTCCAATTTGCAGCAATATACATTTGCCAATCCCTAACCTGTTCAATCCCTTTATTGATTACTTCCCCGAAACGAGTACCTTTTTCTTTTGTTATCCGCCCGTTGGGAGCTTCTAATTCCACAAAGACAAATTGATAACCGTCTGAACTATTACCTATGAGCAGATAATCAGCCACATAAGCCGACCCGATTTTGAACTCTGGAAAGATATAATTATCGTCATGGTGTCCTGTTCTGTAATAATGCCGTAATAAGCCAAACAAATAATTCCATGCACGATTAGAAGCTATCCAATTTAGTATAGCTCTTTCTGTTGTATCGGAAGAAGTAATCAGTTGATAAAACTCTTTTGTCGTATCATATATAGGTGTGAACCTTGAATAATGGTTGTTGGGAAATAGCGAAGTAGCACACTCAATAAAGTAATCCATTTCTTTGTTTTTACCGCGCCTGTAATGCCCGCCACGTTTT
Coding sequences within:
- a CDS encoding Shedu anti-phage system protein SduA domain-containing protein; translation: MKSIHTFDVFAPTDEQEEAMNKKRGGHYRRGKNKEMDYFIECATSLFPNNHYSRFTPIYDTTKEFYQLITSSDTTERAILNWIASNRAWNYLFGLLRHYYRTGHHDDNYIFPEFKIGSAYVADYLLIGNSSDGYQFVFVELEAPNGRITKEKGTRFGEVINKGIEQVRDWQMYIAANWNVIVAELEKHSFSNTKLPRQLYKYCPYQIYYAVIAGLRKDFENIRDRKLQLQNENNITLLHYENLIDVANEN